The genomic DNA AGAAACGCCGCCATTATCGGCGGGTAGACCATCCCGACCCCGCAGACGGCGTCCGCCACGGCGCCGATCCAATAACTGACCTTGATCCACGTCATGGTTGATCTCCTTCCCTACTGCCGCTCGTGCTTTCGTTACACACCCCTGCGCCCGGACTGGCCGACATGCTGTGCCCCGCCCTCGTTCGCCCACGCCCGGATCGCTCGGGCATCCGCTTCTTCGATTCCCAACGCGAGCAGGAACTCGTGATGGGCTTCGGGCGCGCGCGCTTCGAACTCGCGGTGCCAGCGGCGCATGCCGTCCTGATCGAGGCCCGCAGCCCGCAACATCTGTGTCCAGACGGTGCGGTCGACCACGGCGCGGCGCGGCTTTACGGCGAGTTGCTCCAGCATCTTCGACAACAGGCGCTGCTGCGCGCGCAGCGCCTGGATCTCCTCGTCGATCTCCGCCATGCGGCGTTCGAGCACCCGTGCCGGCGGCCGGTGTTCGGACCGCAACAACACGCCGACATCATGGACGC from Candidatus Binatia bacterium includes the following:
- a CDS encoding MerR family transcriptional regulator encodes the protein MGHYRISELAALFGLSRSTLLYYDRIGLLRASGRNVSGYRTYDDRDRRRLSRIRMFRQAGFGVHDVGVLLRSEHRPPARVLERRMAEIDEEIQALRAQQRLLSKMLEQLAVKPRRAVVDRTVWTQMLRAAGLDQDGMRRWHREFEARAPEAHHEFLLALGIEEADARAIRAWANEGGAQHVGQSGRRGV